ATCAGGTGACCTCAGATGGCCATGAGGCGCTCGCAATGATGAAGCAAAGCGCCGCTGACAATAAAGCCATTGATATTTTAGTGAGCGATATTGAAATGCCTGGGCTTGATGGTTACGAGTTAGCCTTTGAGGTGAAAAACGATGCTGCCATTGCTAAGGCTTACATTATTTTGCACACCTCTCTTTCAAGTGAAATTAGTGTAAGTCAGGCAACCCAGGTCGGTGCTAATGAGGCGTTAACTAAGTTTGATGCCCGTGAACTGATCGATGCCATGTTACGTGGCGCACAGAGTTTCCAATCTACTGACTGATCTCACTTATAAATTATTCCCTGCTGCCACAATGTTGGTGTAATGTACCTTGGTTGCAACATTGAGGTTATTTTCAATAGTCATTGTGGTGAATACCTAGACTTAGGTTGTTGCAACCTGATATAGATCAGGTCTAGATAAACTAGTGTTTGTCTGTTTAATAAAATTTGCTCCACCAAAAAATATAATAAATCGAAGGTCAATCAATGAATCAAAATAACTCGCTACTAGCTCGTATTGCTAGTGGTAGTCTCGTCTTACAAATTATCGGTGGTATCGTTCTTGGTGTGCTACTGGCTTCGGTATCTGCTGAATACGCCAAAAATGTCGCGTTTTTAGGTTCGTTATTTGTCAATGCCTTAAAAGCGATTGCACCTGTATTGGTATTGGTGTTAGTTACCGCATCGATTGCTAACCAAAACCCAAATAGTCCATCGAATATGCGCCCAATTATCGGCTTATATTTATTTGGCACCTTTGCTGCTTCACTTACCGCAGTGGTGTTTAGCTTCATGTTCCCAACGACCTTACTGCTTGCTGCTGGAGTTGAAGGAAGTAACCCGCCTCAAGGCATTTTAGAGGTGTTAAACACCTTATTGTTTAAGATTGTAGATAACCCAATTAATGCCATTGCTAACAGTAACTACATCGGTATTTTAGCCTGGGGTGCAGGTCTTGGTTTTGTGTTGCGTAGTGCATCAGACTCAACAAAGACTGTGCTAGCTGATGTGAGCCATGGTGTGTCCAACATAGTGCGTTTTGTGATTCGTTTTGCGCCAATCGGTATTTTTGGTCTGGTTGCTTCAACCTTTGCTGAAACAGGTTTTGAAGCACTAGCTGGTTATGCGCAGTTATTGTTTGTGCTTGTTGGCTCTATGGCGTTTATCGCGTTTGTAGTTAATCCGGCAATCGTATTTTACAAGACTCGCCGTAACCCATACCCGCTAGTGCTACAATGTATTCGTGAAAGTGGTGTTACCGCATTTTTCACTCGCTCAAGCGCAGCAAATATTCCGGTAAACATGGCGTTGTGTGAAAAGCTAAAGCTTGATGAAGATACTTACTCAGTGTCTATTCCATTAGGCGCGACCATTAACATGGGCGGCGCTGCAATTACCATTACCGTATTAACCTTAGCGGCGGCGCATACTTTAGGTATTCAGGTTGATTTCGGTACTGCTTTATTACTTAGCGTAGTATCGGCAGTATCTGCTTGTGGAGCCTCAGGTGTTGCTGGTGGCTCACTATTGCTTATCCCATTGGCGTGTAGCTTGTTTGGTATTTCCAATGATATCGCTATGCAAGTAGTGGCAGTAGGCTTCATTATTGGCGTTATCCAAGACTCCGCCGAAACCGCGTTAAATAGCTCGACTGATGTGGTGTTCACTGCAGCGGCTTGCGAAGCTGCTGAGCATAAAGCCAACAGTTAATATTTACGCTTGACCAGACATAAAAAAGCGAGGCGCTGATTATTCATCGCCTCGCTTTTTTGTATGTTTCTCGGTTACTTTGGCAGCTATTTGCAAAGAGTTAGCTCGTAGACAGTTAAAAACTATGTTTGCTGTAAAAACTCACTTCAGATTTCTTGTATGGATGAGTGAAGGTTAGCCTTTGAGCGTGCAGTTGAAGCCTAGATTTTGCGTTGGCGACGTGTTCATTAGCATAAAACTGATCGCCTAAAATAACGTTTCCCAAAGCTAGCATATGCACTCTTAACTGATGGGTGCGCCCTGTTTGTGGCAATAGCTGAACCAGTGTGCTGTGCTCACGTTGCTCTAGCACTTGATAGTTGGTAATAGCGACTTTGCCATCTGCCGATACTTTTTGTAGCGGACGGTTTTCTTTATCAGCAGCGAGCGATTTATCAATTACGCCAGATTCATTAGTTAAATGCCCGTTGACTTCCGCAATGTACTCTTTAGTGATTAAACGGTCTTGAAACTGAGTTTTGATGCTAGATTCAGCTTTCTTGTTGCGGGCAAACACCATAATCCCTGAGGTATCACAATCAAGGCGGTGCACTAATATAGCATCAGGATACACACGCTGCAGTCTGGTGAGTGCGCAGTCATGGGTGTGCGCTGCAATACCCGGATTGGACAGTAAGCCAGAAGGTTTATTGATAACAATGATATCGCGATCAACATAACGGATATCGAGCCATGGAATGGCGGGTGGTCGGTAATCAAAAACTTGCATGGCTAACTCTACAATCTGCGAGGCTTAATAAAGATGCGCATCATAACACAGACTGCTCTTGGTGTTATTTTTATGCCGCTAAGCCAGCAGCTCTACTAACCACAGCCTGAGTTTTAATCCCCAGTATGACGTAGCACCTGAGGTTGTCATTACAATTTGATTATTGCTATCGACTAGGTAAATCGAGGGCAGGGCATGGGCGCCCCATTGCTCGCTAAGCGGTTGTTTCGTTTGTTGCTCGTTAACGGTGGCAAATTGATATTGATGCTCATCTAAGTATTGAGAAATTTGGCTATTACTTCCCGATGCCACCGCGATAGTCACCACCTGATGCCCGTCTTTTGTGATGCCATTAACTGCAGGCGAGGTGACTGAGCATATCGGGCACCAAGTGCCCCAAAAGTACACAAGTGTTGGCTTGTCACTCTTTTGTTTAAATAGGTGGATTTGCTCACCGCTAATGAGGCTAGCTTGAATATGCGGCGCGGCGCCTGAGGCAATATCGCGTTGTAAATACATAGATACGCCAATCAAAATAACAGCCATGATAAAGATATCCCGAGCTAGGCCTAACCAGAACTTTGGGCTGCTGAGACGTGTAGCTAGCGCTTGTTTTGTTTTCAATAGCATTGAGTTTACTGACATTTATCTTGCTTATATCTTGTTATCGTCCGTTTTTTCTTCTAGCGCTGCAAGTCAAACTCGCTTATGCGTTATCGACTAAATATTCGTTTGGCGTTCTGCGGCTTATTATGCGGGTATAGGCCATTAATTGTGGGTAGAAGGTGCGAAACGCAATTTCGATATCAACATACAGCTTATCGATATCGGCATCGGCGTATTGGAATAATTCAGGTTTTGACAACCTTGTTGACACGCCCTTAATTGCTTGTGATAAGCCTTTACGCGAGCGGTAACTACCGAGCCAATCTTGAGCGATGATTTTAGGAGCAATTTGATTGAGCTTTGCCGGTAGTTCAGGAGTTTGTTCTAGCTGTTTGTAGGCTTTTGCGCAAAATTCGCTTAACGGCAGTGAATGGTATTCTTGCCAATAATAAGCAAGGTAGTGATCGAAGCTTAGATCAACCAGGATAGGCGCGATACGACGAGAGCGTTTAGGAAAACTGTTAAGTAGATCAATTACTATATCATTAGCGTCGGTCATTGAATCGATTTGCCTATGTAACCAGATCCCCTGCTGCAGATGTTTAGGGTAGCTATCTATACTGCCTTTCGCAAAGTCGCCAGCAAGATTCGCTGCCATATTGGTGTCACTATTATCTGCAAGGTGCAAATGCGCCAAAAAGTTCATAAATTGCTCTTTTATTTTAAGAAAAATGAAGTATTATGTTTTTAACTTGTTAACACTGCGCTTTATGGAAACAGCATGAATAGTTACGCATGTTTCTACTTAGAGTTTTGATGAGAGCTGCTATGTTTTTAGCCCAGTGAATTATCAAGTAGCGCTATATATTTTTGTGCAAAAAGCTAGGTTAGCTATAACGCCACGTTAATCCAAAAAGCAGCACTAGTTAAAAACTAGCCTAGAGCATAACAAGATTCGCGACAGACTGTAGATAAGATTGTATTAATTACCCTTTAGAGTTTAACTTTGATATCGGTTTTAAGGATCATGGATGATGATAAACTGGCTAAATAAATTACTTGGGCGATCCAAGGGGCAACAGCGTACCAAGGTTGAAATAGATCTTAATTATGAAACGCATTCTTTCAAAATGGATGATATCCATCGCGAAGGAGTTAAGGCTGATGCAGACGTTAACGCAGAACTCGCTGAAGATAAGCTGACAAAATAACCATTATACTTGATATTAAGCGGCCGCAGTCATAGACTAGCGGCCGTTTTTGTATCTTGAGAGTTAACCCTATGCGCGTAGCCGACTTTTCTTTTGAACTACCTGATGAACTGATTGCCCGTTACCCGACACAGGAGCGTAATGCTTCGCGCCTACTAACTTTAGCGGGAAACACCGGCGCATTAGCAGATAAACAGTTTACCGATATTCTTGAGATGATAAACCCGGGTGACTTGATGGTGTTTAACAATACCCGAGTTATCCCAGCGCGTTTGTTCGGTCAAAAGGCGACCGGCGGCAAACTAGAAATTTTGGTAGAGCGTATGCTAGATGACAAGCGGGTACTAGCACATGTGCGCTGCTCAAAATCGCCAAAAGTCGATAGTATGATCCATCTTGATAATGGCTATCAAATGAAAATGTTAGCTCGTCATGATGCCTTGTTTGAGTTAGGGCTTGAGGATGACAACACTATTTTGACTGTGCTTGAAGAAATTGGCCATATGCCACTGCCGCCGTACATTGATCGCCCAGATGAAGATGCCGACAAAGAGCGTTACCAAACCGTTTACAATGACCAACCTGGGGCGGTAGCTGCGCCAACTGCTGGTTTGCACTTTGATGACAACATGCTGCAAGCACTGAAAGATAAAGGCGTGGATATTGCCTTTGTGACTTTGCATGTCGGCGCGGGTACGTTCCAGCCAGTACGTGTTGATAATGTACTTGAACACAAGATGCATTCAGAGTGGGCCAATGTTGAGCAAGGCGTAGTTGATAAAATCGCCGCGACTAAAGCCAACGGTAACCGCGTGATCGCGGTTGGTACCACATCGGTACGTTCGTTAGAAAGTGCAGCCAAGGCAAGTGGTGACGAGCCTCTTGCAGCTTTTAGTGGTGACACTGATATCTTTATTTACCCAGGCTTTAACTTCAAAGTGGTTGATTGCATGGTGACAAACTTTCACTTACCTGAGTCAACCTTAATCATGCTGTTGAGCGCTTTTGCAGGTTACGATGAAGTAATGAATGCGTATCAGCATGCGATTGCTCAAAAATACCGCTTTTTCAGTTATGGCGATGCCATGTTTGTGACGAAAAAAGCCGACTAATATCAGTTTTTGCTTTAAAATGTCAGCCCACTGTGAAGTGGGCTTTTTTGTACGCATTACAAACCTGACTGGTCAGCTTTTTAGATTGATTTACGCAAGGTGACTTGAAGCGACAAAAATTGCCCTTATCTCTATTGAAACACAAACATGTCAGACTGTTTATCTGGCAAGGTGATTTATGAAATTTGAATTAGATACAACAGACGGACGCGCACGTCGCGGCCGCTTAGTTTTTGAACGTGGTACGGTAGAAACACCAGCGTTTATGCCTGTCGGTACTTACGGCACGGTTAAAGGTATGACACCTGAAGAAGTACGTGCGACTGGCGCTGACATTCTGCTAGGTAACACCTTTCACCTGTGGCTACGTCCAGGTGAAGAAATCATGCGTAAGCACGGTGACCTGCACGATTTTATGAACTGGCAGCGCCCTATTTTGACTGACTCAGGCGGATTCCAAGTATTCAGCTTAGGTGATATCCGTAAAATCACTGAAGAGGGCGTGCACTTTCGCTCGCCAATTAATGGTGAAAAGATTTTCTTAGACCCTGAGAAGTCGATGCAAATTCAAGACTCACTAGGCAGTGATGTAGTGATGATTTTTGATGAATGTACACCGTATCCTGCAACACATGATGAAGCGCGTAAATCAATGCAGATGTCGCTGCGTTGGGCACAGCGTTCACGTGATGAGTTTGACCGTCTTGAAAATCCAAACTCTTTGTTTGGCATTATTCAAGGTGGTGTATACGAAGACTTACGCGACGAAAGTATCAAGGGTCTAACCGAGATTGGTTTTGACGGTTACGCAGTGGGTGGTCTTGCTGTTGGTGAGCCTAAAGAAGACATGCATCGCATTCTTGAACATGTTTGCCCGCAGATCCCAGAGGATAAGCCTCGTTACCTAATGGGTGTAGGTAAGCCTGAAGACTTAGTTGAAGGCGTACGCCGCGGCGTTGATATGTTTGACTGCGTGATGCCAACACGTAATGCCCGTAATGGTCATCTATTTACCAGTGAAGGTGTGATTAAGATTCGTAATGCCCGTCATCGCGAAGATACGTCACCACTTGACCCTAAGTGTGACTGTTACACTTGTAAAAATTACTCACGCGCCTATTTGTACCACTTAGATCGCTGTAATGAGATCTTAGGTGCGCGTTTAAACACCATCCACAACTTACGTTATTACCAAATGTTGATGGAAGGTTTGCGCGATGCTATCGCGGCGGGTACATTAGATGACTTTGTTAAAGACTTCTACACTGGCTTAGGACGTGAAGTACCTGAGTTAAAAGACTAATTTTCATTAATTTTAAATAGTATAAGAAGAGAGAACTATGTTTATTTCAAACGCATATGCAAACGCAGCAGGTACCCAAGCAGGCGGCGAAACCATGCAACTTATCTTTATGTTAGTTGTATTTGGTTTAATTTTTTACTTCATGATTTTCCGCCCACAATCTAAGCGCGTGAAAGAGCATAAGAGCCTAATGGAATCGATCTCTAAAGGTGACGAAGTGCTAACTAACGGTGGTGTGTTAGGTAAAGTAACTAAAATTAGTGCTGAGAACGATTACGTACTTTTAGCGATTAATGAATCGACTGAAATCACTATCAAAAAGGATTACATCACGGCAGTTTTACCTAAAGGTTCTATTCAGTCGTTGTAAGCCAAGAGGGCTCTAGAGTGTTAAATAAGTATCCAATGTGGAAAAACATCATGGTGGTGTTAATCATCGCCGTTGGTGGTTTTTACGCAATTCCGAACCTGTTTGGTGAAGATCACGCGGTGCAAGTGGTTGCTACCCGTGGCGTTGAAGTAACAGCGCAAACTCAAGCAACAGTGACTGACGTGTTAGCGAGTAACGACATTGCGGTAAAACGCTCTGAGCTCGAAAATGGTCAACTGCTTGTCCGTGTGCAAAACCCAGAGCAACAACTAACCGCTCGCGAAGCGATTTCTGAAGCACTAGGTGATAAATACACTGTTGCGTTAAACCTGGCTCCGGCAACGCCTGAGTGGTTAGAAGCCCTAGGTGGCGGCCCAATGAAGTTAGGTTTGGACTTACGTGGTGGTGTGCACTTCTTAATGGAAGTGGACATGAGCGAAGCCGTTCGCAAGATGGAAGAGGCAAAAATTGCTGATTTCCGTAGTCAACTACGTGAAGAAAAAATCCGTTACGCTGGTGTGCGCAAAACACCTAGAGGTATCGAGATTAAGTTCCGTGATGCAGATACTGTCGGTAAAGCTGAGCGTTACTTAAAGACTCGCGGTACTGACATGGTATATAGCGATATTTCTAGCGGTGATAACTTTGTGTTGCTTGCTAATATGTCTGAGATTTACCTCAAGCAGATTAAAGAAGAAGCATTGCAACAGAACATCACCACGATTCGTAACCGTGTGAATGAGTTAGGTGTTGCCGAACCTGTGGTTCAACGTCAAGGGGCTGAACGTATTGTAGTGCAGCTTCCTGGTGTTCAAGATACTGCGCGTGCTAAGACGATTCTTGGCGCTACCGCGTCGATTGAATTCCGCATGGTTGATGATAAAGCAAGCCCAACAGCTGCAGCATCTGGCCGCGTTTCAGCTAGCTCTGAAATCTTCGACCGTCGTGGTGGCGGACAAGTTGTGCTGAAAAAAGAAGTGATGCTAACTGGTGATCATATTACTGGTGCGCAACCTTCATTTGATGAATACAGCCGCCCGCAAGTATCGATTAGTCTTGATGCGAAAGGTGGTTCAATTTTCTCAAACGTGACCAAAGATAACATTGGTAAACCAATGGCAACCTTGTTCATCGAGTACAAGGACAGTGGTGAGCGTAAAGAAGATGGCAGCGTTAAGATGACCAAGATTGAAGAGGTTATCTCTGTTGCAACCATTCAGGCTCGTCTAGGTCGTAACTTCGTTATTAATGGTCTTGACCATAAAGAAGCGCAAAGCTTAGCACTACTGCTACGTGCAGGTGCGTTGATTGCGCCAGTTACCATTGTTGAAGAGCGCACAATTGGTCCTAGCCTGGGTGCTGAGAACATTGAAAGCGGTATGCAAGCAATGATCTGGGGTATGGCAATCGTATTGCTATTTATGCTGATCTACTACCGTGCATTTGGTTTTATTGCCAACCTAGCGCTTATGGCTAACCTAATTATGGTTGTCGGCGTCATGTCAATGATCCCAGGGGCAGTACTTACTCTTCCAGGTATTGCTGGAATGGTATTGACTGTCGGTATGGCGGTTGATGGTAACGTATTAGTATTTGAACGTATTCGTGAAGAACTATTGGCAGGTCGCACTGTTCAGCAAGCGATTCATGAAGGTTACGGAAACGCATTTTCGACCATTGCCGATGCTAACATCACTACCTTTATGACAGCGTTGATTCTATTTGCTGTGGGTACTGGTGCAGTGAAAGGTTTCGCTGTGACGCTGATGATTGGTATTGCAACCTCAATGTTTACCTCTATCGTAGGTACGCGCTCTGTGGTTAACGCGTTGTGGGGCGGTAAGCGCCTTAAGACGTTGTCTATTTAAGGAAGAGATTGCACATGTTTCAGATATTTTCAGTAAAAAAGACAATCAACTTCCTGCGTCACGCGGCGCCTATCAGTATTCTGTCTATGTTCATTGTGTTGGCATCTTTAGGCTCATTAGCCACTAAAGGTATCAACTGGGGCTTAGATTTTACTGGCGGTACTGTGGTTGAACTTGAGTTCTCGAATCCGGTTGATTTAAACAACTTCCGTGAAAAGTTAGTTACGCCAACAACTGATGGTGCAGTAGTACAAAACTTCGGCTCTAGCCGCGACGTATTAGTGCGTCTACCGGTGCGTGAAGAAGTTAAAAGCGATGATCAAGTTGATGGTGTGATGGTTGCGGCGCAATCAATCGACTCAAGTGTAGTGCAAAAGCGCGTTGAGTTTGTTGGGCCGCAAGTAGGTAAGGAGCTTGCAGAGCAAGGCGGATTAGCAGTACTTGTTGCGCTTATCTGTATTCTTATCTATGTATCGTTCCGATTTGAGTGGCGCTTAGCGGCCGGCTCTGTTGCCGCGCTTGCCCATGACGTTATCGTGACTTTAGGTATCTTCTCGGTACTGCAGCTTGAGTTTGACCTCACCGTACTTGCAGGTTTGTTAACAGTTGTCGGTTACTCGCTCAACGATACTATCGTTGTATACGACCGTATTCGTGAGAACTTCTTGAAGATCCGTAAAGGTAGCTCTGAAGAAGTGGTGAACACCTCAATTACGCAAACCATGAGCCGTACCGTGATCACCACTGGTACTACGCTTATCACAGTGACAGCCTTGTTCCTTAAAGGCGGTACTATGATCCATGGTTTTGCTACAGCATTGCTGCTAGGTATCATAGTAGGTACTTACTCATCGATTTACGTAGCATCTTACCTAGCGATTAAACTTGGTATTAATCGTGAGCACATGATGCCAGTTGAAATCGAGAAAGAAGGCGCAGATCAACAATCAATGATGCCTTAATTGGCAATTGCTAGTTGATTCGCTATTAGCGATTAACGAATAGTTATTAAAAACCCAGCATTGCGCTGGGTTTTTTATTTTGCTCAAGGCAAGAAAATGGTTTTATGCTTCTATCTTGTCGAATATTTCCTGCCTTTTTTGCCTGTCATCATCATTAACGGTACATGTCCGTTCATAACAAAGGTCACACGGCGACTTTTTAGTGCTGAATGTCAGTAATGATTTGCGCCAGCCTTGCATCAACTTAGATGCATAAAGGTCATAAATGGAGTTGTCGTCAGCTAAGTTACCAATGGCATATTTATGGCCTACATCTAAGTCAGGCATGATGTTACAGCAAGGGTAAACATAACCGTTGTGGTACACCGTTAATTCACGATAGGGTCGGAAGCACGGGTAATCGCGCATTTGAGTGATTTTTAAATGCTCCATTGCGCCAGCTCGGGAATGACCGATTTCTTCATAGTTCATGCAGTTAACATCAACCCGCATGCCATTATGAACAAAGTGACTGTGGATTGAGAATCCGGGATCTTCACTGTCTATTGTTAAGTCCTGTTCAAGTTTGTCGTAAAACTCGATAAGTTCTTGGTGACGTTCTTGATGGTCGTAGTCGCCTTTTGTATGCAAAGTAACATTAATGCCAGTGACGCCAATTTCACTCAGTTCTTGCAAGGCTTCTAGATCTAAATAGTCGCCATTAGAATTAAAAAATAGTCTGGCTTGAGGCAGCTGCTCTAGTGCATATCTGAGCTTTTGGTAAAACTTTTTCTTACTCGCCAGTGGCTCGTTATATAAGTTGTAAACCAGCTTTTCGCTGTAGTTTATTTGTTTTAACTCGGCAATTAGCTTGTGGTAAATGTCGTCGCTCATGTGCTTGATCTTGCCTCTGCGCTCATCTAAAAATGACACAGGACAGTAGCTGCACTTGCGGTTACAGAAGTTAAATGGCTCGATATTGACGACGGAAACATATCGATAAAACAGTTGCTGCTTTTGCTCTTGGCCGCAGTCTCCTGAAAACAGTATTGATTCAATGTGCTTTTGATCCAGCAGTCGTTGCCAGTAATCTCCCCCGTTAGCGCTAGCAGGGCGATCATCTTGAATGTGTTTTCTTGTGCTCATCAATCCTCCTTAATGACCGAGTTTGGTGGGGGAGTTTACGTTAGCTGGCGCTTGTACAACCTTAGCTCAGAGTTGAAACCATCAATCGTTTCAAATCCAAAGGGATGAACATTGGTTGCAACAAGCTGGTAGTTAGGTAAGAAACGATCATAATCTTCACCTTTAATCTGTTGTTTTACGCCAGCGTGACCGTCTTTAGCGAGTTGCTTACCTTCACGAAGATTACGCAGTAGTACATATTTGGTATTTAACCTATCAACGTGTTTAAGGTAGTTTTCAACCACGTCTGGCTCCATTTCTTGGAATGAAATGAAGTTCACGAACAGATCCAGTTCACCAGAAATATTAGGTAGTTGCCACGGGCAAGCTACGGCGCCTTGGTACTGCTGCGCTAATTGCGTCAAACTGGTTTGCTCGAGTGATTTTATATCTTGGTAATCGGCGATATTGTCTTTGCCAAATACCGATTGCAGATAGTAAGTCGAGAATAAACAGGTTGGTGCAATGTCGACATCAAGATAAAAGCAGTTGTTACGCTTATCGCTAAGTAAAATTTCACCAAGCGAGCCAAACCCGCCGCCGATTTCGAGCACAGTGTTAATCTCAATTGAGCCAAGTTGTTGCTTAAGGAAATTAATGCCGAGCAGATAGTTTAAGCTTGAACGGCTAAAGCGGCGGCCATCAAATTCAAACTGCTCTAGTGGGTTACCGACATTGCTTTCACTAAAGGTGTCAGTAAAGGGCTTTACTTGGGTCTCGGTCGCTTTTAGTACGCGATAATCACTGCGAGCGTGCATT
This DNA window, taken from Shewanella maritima, encodes the following:
- a CDS encoding putative sugar O-methyltransferase — protein: MWKDHISIISQDMKQADDKYLPTSFWQFGAKGLEQDLHQHGIENFRSMTSALSYFVPTYMFHGWATQQEKYHAMVATCERQLNGDAKATLLMKDFLNGEMHARSDYRVLKATETQVKPFTDTFSESNVGNPLEQFEFDGRRFSRSSLNYLLGINFLKQQLGSIEINTVLEIGGGFGSLGEILLSDKRNNCFYLDVDIAPTCLFSTYYLQSVFGKDNIADYQDIKSLEQTSLTQLAQQYQGAVACPWQLPNISGELDLFVNFISFQEMEPDVVENYLKHVDRLNTKYVLLRNLREGKQLAKDGHAGVKQQIKGEDYDRFLPNYQLVATNVHPFGFETIDGFNSELRLYKRQLT